The following DNA comes from Euryarchaeota archaeon.
GGAGGACGAAGGCCCCGATATAATACGCACCGAGTTCCATGGTGTAGAGCCAACGCCAATCCCACGCCGCCATGTAGGCGGAGGACGGCGGAAGAAGCGCGAAAAGGCCGAGCATCGCCACGGGGAACGCGAATATCGCCGCCGCCTCCTTCGTCTTGTAGCCGCCGGGGCGTAGCGCCAGAGCGAACAGAAGCAGCATCGGCGGGTCGATGAAGACCGGGACCAAGCCTGCGAAGCGGATGAGGTCTGCCGTCGGCTTGTCGAAGAACGGCGTATGGGCCGCGCCGTCGAGAAGGTAGTTCACCCCAACCAATCCCAAGTAGAGACCGAGAGGTGTGCGGCCCGCGCGATCCGGGCTCTTTCTCAACACCATTGCACCGAGGATCACCAGGAAGCCGCCGAGCGCGACGTTCGCAGCGAAACCCAGCCCGGGGATTGCCAAACTCAGATCCCGTCCCGGATCAAGAGGTGGCTCTTGCCCACGGTCAAAAGGTCGCCGTGCGCAATGCCAACCGTCTCGCCCGTGGGGACGGGCTGGAAGTTGACTCGTGTGCCATTCGTCGAGCGTAGGTCCGTGAGCGTCCACCCGTTCGACCCCTTCCGCAGCATCGCATGCCGAGCGCTTGCGAACGCGTCGTAGGCGAGCGAGACGTCGGCCTTCGCGTCGCGGCCGAGGATGAAGCTCACTTTCCCGCCGAGGCCGAACCATCGGCCCGGTGTGTCACCGTGGATAAGGAGGAGCCCGGGCCCGGAGGCGAGTGTCGACGGTTTGCGGGCAACACTAGGCAGCGTCGCCGCGGGCGGAAGGCTTGCGGGGTCGGTCGTGACGGCCAAGGAAAGGATGCTCTCTTTCAAGGCGAAAAGGCCGGCAGGATTGGCACAGTATTCGGTGGCGCGTAAGACGCCTCGCCGCGATTGCCTCGCGAGCACGAGTCCCATCTCCTCGAGCTCGTCGAGGTGCTTTTTCAAGGCCTGTCTCGTCATCCCGAATTCGGTCGCAAGGTCCGGCATGAACGACGGCGTGCCGAGCTTGTGAAGGAGCCCTATCCGGACAGGGTTGGAGAGCGCTTCGAGGGCTCGCGCAAGGTCCTCGTAGCCGGTCGGTCGCGCGGGTCGTGCATCGGCCTCCTGCCCCTGTGGAAAGTCCTGTGCCCGCCCCGCCTCTTCCCCTTGCATCGGGTTCGGATTCCTCCTCTATCTGAA
Coding sequences within:
- a CDS encoding FHA domain-containing protein, translating into MQGEEAGRAQDFPQGQEADARPARPTGYEDLARALEALSNPVRIGLLHKLGTPSFMPDLATEFGMTRQALKKHLDELEEMGLVLARQSRRGVLRATEYCANPAGLFALKESILSLAVTTDPASLPPAATLPSVARKPSTLASGPGLLLIHGDTPGRWFGLGGKVSFILGRDAKADVSLAYDAFASARHAMLRKGSNGWTLTDLRSTNGTRVNFQPVPTGETVGIAHGDLLTVGKSHLLIRDGI